Proteins from a genomic interval of Sphingobacterium lactis:
- a CDS encoding M15 family metallopeptidase: MKRNLFLYSLIFSLLFVSCGVQRQSIPDLFVDLKKAIPTLAIDLRYHGDHNFVGRPIRGYEGNRIYLSKAAAIALASAQRELAAENLGFKVFDAYRPQQAVDHFKEWASAIADTVAKQEFYPDVDKRDLFNLGYIAEKSGHSRGSTIDLTLIDLRDGKELDMGSGFDYFGERSHHDYQGITAVQKANRKKLRHIMEKHGFKSIAEEWWHYTLINEPNKEVYYDFPIR, from the coding sequence ATGAAAAGAAACCTCTTCCTATACTCTTTGATTTTTTCCCTACTGTTCGTTTCTTGCGGCGTACAGCGGCAGTCGATTCCTGATCTTTTTGTGGATCTGAAAAAGGCCATCCCTACCCTTGCAATCGATCTGCGGTATCATGGGGATCATAATTTCGTGGGGCGTCCCATCCGTGGCTATGAGGGGAATAGGATTTACCTGAGTAAGGCAGCAGCTATTGCGCTGGCCAGTGCACAGCGGGAACTAGCTGCGGAAAACCTGGGCTTTAAGGTTTTTGATGCCTACCGTCCGCAGCAGGCCGTGGATCATTTTAAGGAATGGGCATCGGCAATTGCCGATACGGTTGCCAAGCAGGAGTTCTATCCCGATGTGGACAAAAGGGATCTCTTCAATTTGGGGTACATCGCCGAGAAATCGGGCCACTCCCGTGGCAGTACGATTGACCTTACCTTGATCGATCTCCGTGACGGCAAAGAATTGGATATGGGATCGGGATTCGACTATTTCGGCGAGCGATCGCATCACGATTATCAAGGGATTACAGCGGTGCAGAAGGCAAACCGAAAGAAGCTGCGCCATATCATGGAAAAGCACGGGTTTAAGTCGATCGCGGAGGAATGGTGGCATTATACGTTGATCAATGAACCCAATAAAGAAGTGTATTATGATTTTCCGATTCGGTAG
- a CDS encoding TlpA family protein disulfide reductase, translated as MSISRYILLGFIWFLTVPNSNAQQLEEVLRPFLNFKTLSYTGNLVEKGVLDDKLYRNTIKASFDYSGKDSVQKVHKKAYAAWRDANKLITLDYSDSTYKVKERNEYTGPIDDSFLERIKRTANKYPTFLKEIPKRDSVLDGKTYYLYEFTPYDSVSNNKRFYETTKLLVDKKTFVPALYRFEFATTLMDNVTYVTYFVDQYLHNIRINDPNFKDISDMTLPANFKTYVPKKRLPMLVEGTDVPSLSFLDQEQQPLDLTNFKGKVILLNISLVACPHSVNSVKMLNDFHHTYGDQNLVIISVYPVDAAEDVQNMVAKFNIEYPYYQNTKNTQVQLKEFQTLGYPAFYVIDKNAKIKAGFEGYSDEIAKKIKAKIEQSIL; from the coding sequence ATGTCCATTAGTCGATATATCCTTCTGGGATTTATTTGGTTTTTAACTGTTCCAAATTCCAATGCCCAGCAGCTAGAGGAAGTCCTCCGACCATTTTTAAATTTTAAAACGTTAAGTTATACAGGGAATCTTGTTGAAAAGGGTGTATTAGATGACAAGCTCTACAGAAATACCATCAAAGCAAGTTTCGATTATTCCGGTAAGGATAGTGTCCAAAAAGTTCATAAGAAAGCTTACGCGGCCTGGAGGGATGCTAACAAATTGATTACTCTGGATTATTCGGATAGTACGTATAAGGTAAAGGAAAGAAATGAATATACAGGCCCTATTGATGATTCCTTTTTAGAGAGAATCAAACGAACCGCAAACAAATATCCGACGTTCCTGAAAGAAATCCCTAAAAGAGATTCGGTGCTAGATGGGAAAACGTATTATCTATATGAGTTTACCCCTTACGATTCCGTTTCGAATAACAAAAGATTTTATGAAACTACTAAGCTTTTAGTCGATAAGAAGACATTTGTTCCTGCTTTATATAGATTTGAGTTTGCCACAACGCTGATGGATAATGTTACCTATGTTACCTACTTCGTCGATCAATACCTTCACAATATTCGGATTAACGACCCAAATTTTAAGGATATTTCTGATATGACATTGCCAGCCAATTTCAAAACCTATGTTCCTAAAAAGAGACTGCCTATGTTAGTGGAAGGTACGGATGTGCCAAGTTTGAGTTTTTTGGACCAGGAACAGCAGCCTTTAGATTTAACTAATTTCAAAGGAAAAGTTATCTTATTAAATATAAGTTTAGTGGCATGTCCTCATAGTGTCAATTCGGTAAAGATGTTGAATGATTTTCATCACACATATGGAGACCAGAATTTAGTTATTATTTCTGTCTATCCCGTAGATGCTGCAGAAGATGTACAGAATATGGTGGCAAAATTCAATATCGAATATCCATATTACCAAAACACCAAAAACACACAGGTTCAACTCAAAGAATTTCAAACTTTGGGATACCCAGCTTTCTATGTTATTGATAAAAACGCGAAAATAAAAGCTGGTTTTGAAGGCTATAGTGATGAAATAGCCAAGAAGATAAAGGCAAAGATTGAACAGTCGATTTTATAG
- a CDS encoding chloramphenicol acetyltransferase gives MKQRIDQSTWERKEHYAFFSKFDEPIYGVTVPVDCTKAYQTAKEKGVSFFMYYLYRALQAFNAIENFRLRIYEGEVYLYDVTHASTTMLREDKTFGFTYIDYHPDEQVFLEGALSEIARVKANSGLELRDVEPNMVQCSALPWLDFTGLSHARSFSRIDSCPKISFGKLVDEAGAKRMNISIHVHHGLVDGYHIGLFVEKFQQLLDGVA, from the coding sequence ATGAAGCAACGGATAGACCAGTCGACCTGGGAAAGAAAGGAGCATTATGCCTTCTTCAGCAAATTTGATGAGCCAATCTATGGCGTAACAGTTCCCGTGGATTGTACGAAGGCGTACCAGACAGCCAAAGAAAAAGGAGTTTCCTTTTTTATGTATTACCTGTACCGGGCATTGCAGGCCTTCAATGCCATCGAGAATTTTAGGTTGCGCATATACGAGGGAGAGGTTTATCTTTATGACGTTACCCATGCTTCCACGACGATGCTTCGGGAGGATAAGACCTTTGGGTTTACCTATATCGACTATCATCCGGATGAACAAGTTTTTCTGGAAGGCGCCCTTTCGGAAATTGCGCGGGTCAAGGCGAATTCCGGTTTGGAGCTTCGCGATGTGGAACCGAATATGGTGCAGTGTTCTGCGCTACCATGGCTGGATTTTACCGGCCTTTCGCATGCGCGCAGCTTCTCCAGGATCGATAGCTGCCCGAAAATATCCTTCGGTAAACTGGTGGATGAAGCGGGGGCAAAACGGATGAATATATCCATCCATGTACATCACGGACTGGTGGATGGGTACCATATCGGACTGTTCGTCGAAAAGTTCCAGCAATTGCTGGATGGAGTCGCATAA
- a CDS encoding ATP-dependent helicase, which yields MDYLAGLNPSQRAAVEQIKGPVMIVAGAGSGKTRVITYRVAHLIRQGVDPFNILVLTFTNKAAKEMRERIMKVVGAEAKNIWMGTFHSIFARILRVEAELIGYPKNFTIYDTDDTKSLLRAILKELNLDDKLYNVNHVYGRISSAKNNLISPQEYNKNEAIMAEDIANGRGQLGQIYMTYAQRCYRAGAMDFDDLLFKTNVLLNKYPDVLHKYQHQFKYLMVDEYQDTNFSQYLIVKRLAAVNENICVVGDDAQSIYAFRGANIQNILNFQKDYPDVKVFKLEQNYRSTKMIVNAANSIIANNKNQLEKNVFSDNEDGEKIKVARAFSDNEEGKIVAEAISQEKALKSLNYKDFAILYRTNAQSRSLEEALRKLNVPYKLYGGTSFYQRKEIKDLIAYFRLTFNPNDEEALKRVINYPRRGIGDTTVEKIMVAADQQQLRLWDVVANAQMFLDGRSAASVSNFGLMIQSFQATAKTNTAFDTAMHIAQHSGILKDLYEDKSVEGLARYENIQELLNGIKEFSEREDLEEKGLDIFMQDIALLTNDDNDKDPNADTVSLMTIHASKGLEFPVVFIVGLEENLFPSQLSLNSRSELEEERRLFYVAVTRAEKKLHLSYATSRYRWGTLNNCEPSRFLDELNPSTLDLDFNPRTAMASNDDFGSERVKWQRKEESSGDMFSKPKPKVIKTTSILPKAHKPTEGFAPSDTSGLQVGMEVEHERFGFGKVINLEGNKPDVKATIFFKELGQKQLLLKFAKLRIVN from the coding sequence TTGGATTATTTAGCAGGACTGAACCCCTCTCAACGAGCTGCTGTAGAACAGATTAAAGGACCGGTGATGATCGTTGCGGGTGCTGGGTCTGGCAAGACAAGAGTGATTACTTACCGCGTAGCCCACCTGATCAGGCAGGGTGTCGATCCGTTCAATATATTGGTTTTAACCTTTACGAATAAGGCGGCGAAGGAAATGCGCGAGCGTATCATGAAGGTCGTTGGTGCCGAGGCGAAGAACATATGGATGGGAACCTTTCACTCGATCTTTGCGCGTATCCTGCGCGTGGAGGCGGAGCTGATCGGCTATCCGAAAAACTTTACGATCTACGATACGGATGATACAAAGAGTCTGTTGCGGGCAATCCTGAAGGAGCTGAACCTGGACGATAAGCTGTACAATGTGAACCATGTTTATGGCCGTATCTCATCGGCGAAGAACAACTTGATCTCTCCACAGGAATACAACAAGAACGAAGCGATCATGGCGGAGGATATCGCCAATGGACGCGGACAGCTGGGACAGATCTACATGACCTATGCACAGCGCTGCTACAGGGCAGGGGCCATGGATTTCGACGATCTCCTGTTCAAGACCAATGTGCTCCTGAACAAATACCCCGATGTGCTGCACAAATATCAGCACCAGTTCAAGTACCTGATGGTGGATGAGTACCAGGATACAAACTTCTCGCAGTACCTGATCGTGAAACGATTGGCTGCGGTGAACGAAAATATATGCGTGGTAGGTGATGATGCCCAGAGTATCTATGCCTTCCGCGGTGCCAATATCCAGAACATCCTGAATTTCCAGAAAGATTATCCGGATGTGAAGGTGTTCAAATTGGAACAGAACTACCGATCGACGAAGATGATCGTCAATGCGGCCAACAGCATCATCGCGAACAACAAGAATCAGTTGGAGAAGAATGTATTCTCCGACAATGAGGATGGCGAGAAGATCAAGGTGGCACGTGCGTTTTCGGATAACGAAGAAGGGAAGATCGTCGCGGAGGCCATCTCCCAAGAGAAGGCGTTGAAGAGCTTAAATTACAAGGATTTTGCGATCCTATACCGGACGAATGCGCAATCCAGATCGCTGGAGGAGGCCTTGCGGAAGCTGAATGTGCCGTATAAACTTTATGGAGGTACCTCATTCTACCAACGCAAGGAGATCAAGGACCTGATTGCTTATTTCAGATTGACCTTCAACCCCAACGATGAGGAAGCGTTGAAGCGGGTCATCAATTACCCGCGTCGCGGAATCGGAGATACGACGGTGGAGAAAATCATGGTGGCGGCGGATCAGCAACAATTGCGACTTTGGGATGTGGTTGCCAATGCGCAGATGTTCCTGGACGGACGCAGTGCCGCTTCGGTTTCCAACTTCGGCCTAATGATCCAGAGCTTCCAGGCAACGGCAAAGACCAATACGGCATTCGATACGGCCATGCACATCGCCCAGCACTCCGGTATCCTGAAGGACCTCTATGAGGACAAATCCGTGGAAGGGCTGGCGCGCTATGAAAATATTCAGGAATTACTGAACGGGATCAAGGAATTTTCCGAGCGTGAAGACCTGGAGGAAAAAGGATTGGATATCTTTATGCAGGATATTGCCCTCTTGACCAATGACGACAATGACAAGGATCCGAATGCCGATACGGTTTCGCTGATGACGATCCATGCCTCAAAGGGGCTGGAATTTCCGGTGGTATTTATCGTTGGCTTGGAAGAAAATTTGTTTCCTTCCCAATTATCCTTAAATTCAAGGTCGGAACTGGAGGAGGAGCGGAGGCTGTTCTACGTGGCGGTAACCCGTGCGGAGAAGAAACTGCATCTTTCCTATGCGACGTCCCGTTACCGTTGGGGCACACTGAACAACTGCGAACCGAGCCGCTTTCTGGACGAGTTGAATCCAAGCACTTTGGATCTGGACTTCAACCCACGGACGGCCATGGCGAGCAACGACGATTTCGGCTCCGAGCGTGTCAAATGGCAGCGCAAGGAAGAGTCTTCGGGGGACATGTTCTCCAAGCCGAAGCCGAAGGTGATCAAGACAACATCCATTCTGCCGAAAGCCCACAAACCGACCGAAGGCTTTGCGCCATCGGATACTTCGGGGCTGCAAGTTGGTATGGAAGTTGAGCATGAACGCTTTGGATTTGGTAAGGTAATTAACCTAGAAGGCAATAAACCGGACGTAAAAGCAACTATTTTCTTCAAAGAGTTGGGACAGAAGCAATTGTTGCTTAAATTTGCCAAGCTAAGAATAGTGAATTGA
- a CDS encoding DUF4290 domain-containing protein translates to MIFDYNSTRPKLILAEYGRNVQNMVDYICSLPDREERNRLAQVVIDMMGVLNPHLRDVSDFKHKLWDHLYIISDFKIDVDSPYPIPTKENIHHKPEPLKYPNHNIRFKHYGYTVEEMIGKAMSTQNEEARQKMALSIANFMKMAYLTWNKDAVSDDQILNDLRVLSSGALTLPADTVLTKLDFKTPPPGSRTKPATGSGSNQQQNKKQNNSNFRDQKGAGGRKPSNSNYGGGHGGHSNYNNKMKKK, encoded by the coding sequence ATGATTTTTGATTACAACAGTACAAGACCCAAGTTAATATTAGCTGAGTACGGTAGGAATGTGCAGAATATGGTCGACTATATCTGCAGCTTGCCCGACCGTGAGGAGAGAAACCGCTTGGCGCAGGTCGTTATCGATATGATGGGGGTGCTGAACCCGCATCTGCGCGATGTTTCCGACTTCAAACACAAACTTTGGGATCACCTATACATTATCTCGGATTTCAAGATTGATGTGGACTCCCCATATCCGATTCCGACCAAAGAGAACATCCACCACAAACCGGAACCGTTGAAGTATCCGAACCACAATATCCGCTTTAAGCATTATGGATATACCGTGGAGGAGATGATCGGTAAGGCCATGTCTACCCAGAATGAGGAAGCAAGACAGAAAATGGCGCTTTCGATCGCGAACTTCATGAAAATGGCCTACCTGACCTGGAATAAGGATGCGGTTTCTGACGACCAGATCCTGAACGACTTGCGCGTGCTGTCCTCAGGAGCACTGACTTTGCCTGCAGATACCGTGTTGACCAAGCTGGATTTCAAAACGCCTCCTCCGGGAAGCAGAACCAAGCCGGCAACGGGCAGCGGCAGCAACCAGCAGCAGAACAAAAAGCAGAACAACTCCAACTTCAGGGATCAAAAAGGTGCTGGCGGGCGTAAACCTTCCAACAGCAACTATGGAGGTGGCCACGGTGGACACAGCAACTACAACAATAAAATGAAGAAAAAATAA
- the murA gene encoding UDP-N-acetylglucosamine 1-carboxyvinyltransferase has product MNAFEINGGKPLKGEIVPQGAKNEALQIISAVLLTEEKITISNIPDIKDVNKLIDLLAAMGVTVNRVSEDTYEFEAKDINIDYFQSEEFKKKGGSLRGSIMIVGPLLARFGKAAIPKPGGDKIGRRRLDTHFLGFEKLGAKFIYDAENHFFNVDASELQGTYILMDEASVTGTANIVMAAVLAKGTTTIYNAACEPYLQQLCKMLNRMGANISGIGSNLLTIEGVERLGGTTHRMLPDMIEIGSFIGLAAMTGSEITIKDVCFKELGIIPSVFSRLGIKFELRGDDIFIPAQDSYEIDTFIDGSILTISDAPWPGFTPDLLSIVLVTAIQAKGNVLIHQKMFESRLFFVDKLIDMGAQIILCDPHRATVIGLNKQNKLRGIEMTSPDIRAGVSLLIAALSAQGKSVIYNIEQIERGYQHIEERLKALGADIRRVDVQPSGN; this is encoded by the coding sequence ATGAACGCATTTGAAATAAACGGTGGTAAACCATTAAAAGGAGAAATTGTTCCTCAGGGAGCGAAGAATGAAGCCCTGCAGATTATCTCTGCGGTGCTCCTAACAGAAGAGAAAATTACGATCAGCAATATTCCCGATATCAAGGATGTCAATAAACTGATCGATCTATTGGCGGCCATGGGCGTAACGGTAAACCGCGTGAGCGAGGATACCTACGAATTTGAAGCCAAGGATATCAATATCGACTATTTCCAATCGGAAGAATTCAAGAAAAAAGGAGGGAGCCTCCGCGGATCGATTATGATCGTCGGTCCTTTATTGGCACGCTTCGGTAAAGCTGCAATCCCGAAACCGGGAGGCGATAAAATTGGACGCCGCCGTCTGGATACCCACTTCCTGGGTTTCGAGAAATTGGGTGCCAAATTTATCTATGATGCCGAGAACCACTTCTTCAATGTGGATGCATCCGAGTTGCAGGGAACCTATATTCTGATGGATGAGGCTTCTGTAACCGGAACGGCAAATATCGTGATGGCTGCTGTTCTGGCGAAGGGTACAACCACCATCTATAACGCGGCATGCGAGCCTTATCTGCAGCAGCTGTGCAAGATGCTGAACCGCATGGGTGCAAACATCTCCGGTATCGGATCCAACCTATTGACCATCGAAGGGGTGGAGCGCTTGGGTGGAACGACTCACAGGATGCTGCCGGATATGATCGAGATCGGTTCCTTCATCGGACTGGCCGCAATGACCGGTTCTGAAATTACCATTAAGGATGTGTGCTTCAAGGAGCTGGGAATTATCCCTTCCGTATTTTCACGTTTGGGCATCAAATTCGAGCTTCGCGGTGATGATATTTTTATTCCTGCGCAGGACAGCTATGAAATCGATACCTTTATCGATGGATCCATCCTGACGATTTCCGATGCGCCATGGCCAGGTTTCACACCGGACTTGTTGAGCATCGTGTTGGTGACTGCCATCCAAGCCAAAGGAAATGTCCTGATCCACCAGAAGATGTTCGAGAGTCGTTTGTTCTTCGTGGACAAACTGATCGATATGGGGGCGCAGATCATTCTGTGCGATCCACACAGAGCAACCGTAATCGGCTTGAACAAACAGAATAAATTACGCGGTATCGAGATGACCTCTCCGGATATCCGTGCGGGAGTTTCCCTATTGATCGCCGCCCTATCGGCACAGGGGAAATCCGTAATCTACAATATTGAACAGATCGAGCGTGGTTATCAGCATATTGAAGAGCGCTTGAAAGCATTGGGTGCGGATATCCGCCGTGTGGACGTGCAACCGTCCGGTAACTAA
- a CDS encoding YceI family protein: MKKITLLSAIAALVLASCAGNPEGKKAETKDSVVVTQSEVVGTTFNVDTAASKVVWTGTKVTGKHTGTVNIKSGSLTVDNGALTAGNVVLDMTSISSTDLEGEYKEKLDGHLKADDFFGVATHPEASFTITEIKPGATANDITVSGNLIIKGVSKNITFDAKVVEATDATIKATANFNITRADWGVSYEGKSDDLISKEINFDINLVANK; this comes from the coding sequence ATGAAAAAAATCACATTATTATCTGCTATCGCAGCATTAGTTCTGGCTTCATGTGCTGGAAACCCTGAAGGAAAAAAAGCTGAAACGAAAGATTCAGTTGTCGTTACGCAAAGTGAAGTTGTAGGTACTACATTCAATGTAGATACTGCTGCTTCCAAAGTCGTTTGGACAGGAACAAAGGTTACTGGTAAACATACTGGTACAGTAAACATTAAATCTGGTTCCCTAACAGTTGATAACGGTGCACTTACAGCAGGAAACGTTGTTTTGGATATGACGAGCATCAGCTCTACAGATCTAGAGGGCGAATACAAAGAGAAATTGGATGGCCACTTGAAAGCTGATGATTTCTTCGGCGTTGCAACGCATCCAGAAGCGAGCTTCACCATCACCGAAATTAAACCAGGTGCTACAGCGAACGATATTACCGTTTCTGGTAACTTGATCATCAAAGGCGTGAGCAAAAACATCACTTTCGATGCGAAAGTTGTAGAAGCTACAGATGCAACAATCAAAGCAACTGCTAACTTCAACATCACAAGAGCTGACTGGGGTGTTTCTTACGAAGGTAAATCTGATGATTTGATCTCCAAAGAAATTAACTTCGATATCAACCTAGTGGCTAACAAATAA
- the rlmH gene encoding 23S rRNA (pseudouridine(1915)-N(3))-methyltransferase RlmH has product MKITLLCIGKTDDQHISQGIEVYTKRLKHYISFQQIIIPDLKNSKNLTEAQQKEKEAQLILKQISNLDYVVLLDERGKTYSSMEFSVFLEKQMIGSVQHMVFVIGGPYGFDNSVYERANGKVSLSKMTFSHQMVRLFFVEQIYRAFTIMRGEPYHHE; this is encoded by the coding sequence ATGAAAATTACCTTACTGTGTATCGGCAAGACGGACGATCAGCATATTTCGCAAGGCATTGAGGTGTATACCAAGCGCCTGAAGCATTATATTTCTTTCCAGCAGATCATCATTCCGGACCTGAAGAACAGCAAGAACCTGACAGAAGCACAGCAGAAAGAAAAGGAAGCACAGCTGATCCTGAAGCAGATCAGTAACCTCGATTATGTGGTCCTGTTGGATGAGCGCGGCAAAACATACAGCTCCATGGAGTTTTCGGTCTTCCTGGAGAAGCAAATGATCGGTAGTGTGCAACACATGGTATTCGTGATCGGTGGCCCCTACGGCTTTGATAACAGTGTGTATGAGCGTGCCAATGGAAAAGTATCCTTGTCGAAAATGACCTTCTCACACCAGATGGTACGCCTCTTCTTCGTCGAGCAAATTTACCGTGCTTTTACAATAATGCGCGGAGAACCCTACCATCATGAATAA
- a CDS encoding NUDIX domain-containing protein: protein MFLFNVRVYGILLNENNEVLISDERTENVSFTKFPGGGLEYGEGLIDALKREYMEETGMEVEVLKHIYTTDFYEKSSFNESQIISIYYQVKCINKVNLKITTRTFDFTEKSLEGKLQAFRLIPLHQLQENDLTFKTDQAAWREFLKSIVKIQE, encoded by the coding sequence ATGTTTTTATTCAATGTCAGGGTATATGGAATTCTGTTAAACGAGAACAATGAGGTCCTCATCTCCGACGAGCGCACCGAAAATGTATCGTTCACTAAATTTCCAGGTGGCGGATTGGAATATGGAGAGGGATTGATCGACGCCCTGAAGCGCGAATATATGGAAGAAACGGGTATGGAAGTCGAGGTGCTCAAGCACATCTACACCACCGATTTCTATGAAAAATCAAGTTTCAACGAAAGTCAGATCATTTCCATCTATTACCAGGTGAAGTGCATTAATAAAGTTAATTTAAAAATAACGACACGTACGTTTGACTTTACGGAAAAATCACTTGAAGGAAAACTACAGGCCTTCCGATTAATTCCTTTGCATCAATTGCAAGAAAATGACTTGACATTCAAAACCGATCAGGCGGCTTGGCGGGAATTTCTAAAATCAATAGTAAAAATTCAAGAATAA